The nucleotide sequence GCATCCAAGAAACAAAACCAATAATTAAAACTTGAACAACAATCCAAATAAGAATTATAACCGCCGAAAACAACGCGGTAAATTTACCAGTTTTAAATTTTTTAAAAACAGAAATTGAGGCGGTCAAACTGGAGCCTCCCACAAGAATAAATAATATAAAACTTGGTATAAAATAATTTTTAAAAGGACTTCTTTCCAGCCATTGAATAGGAATGTCTTTTGCACCCGACATTCCATAGAAACCGCCGCCAAAAGCATTTAGAGCAATAAATAAAAACAAAAAACTAATTAAATATCTTAGAAAATTTCGCCGCATAACAAGGAATTATTTTATGCAAAAATATCAAACAAAACGTCAATAATGATTTTTTTTTCGATCAATTATTATTCAATCCTATTTCACTTTTTGGTCTGCGTATAATTTCTTAATTTTTATGTATAAGTTATTTTATTTAATTAAAAGTTTTAAGGAGATTTATTATGCCAAATGCTCATTTTAAGATAAACCTTCCTGAGAATGAACCGATTAAAAATTATTTACCAGGTTCACCGGAAAAAGCAGCACTTAAAAAAAGAATGGAAGAATTAAAAAGTCAAGTTCTGGAAATACCACTAATAATCGGCGGTAAAGAAGTAAAAACCGGAAATATGGAAGAATGTTTAATACCGCATGATCATAAAACAGTTATTGGAAGATATCATAAAGCCGGAAAAAAAGAAGTTGAAATGGCAATTGATGCGGCACTTAAAGCTAGGGAAACATGGGCAGCAATGGATTGGCATGACAGAGCAGCAATATTCTTAAAAGCCGGTGATTTGCTTGCTTCACCTTATTGGAGAAATACATTAAACGCTTCAACAATGTTATCGCAAAGCAAAAATGCATTTCAGGCAGAAATAGATTCTGCTTGTGAATTAATTGACTTTTTCAAATTCAACGCTTATTACGCTCAGCACATTTATGAACAGCAGCCGCCTCATTCTCCTGCCGGACAATGGAATAAAATGGAGTATAGAGCTTTGGAAGGATTTGTTTTGCCGTAGCTCCATTTAATTTTACATCAATTGCGGGTAATTTACCAACATCACCGGCATTGATGGGAAATGTTGTTTTGATGAAACCTGCTTCCAGCGCAGTTTATACGGGCTATTGGTTAATGAAATTATTTGAAGCAGCCGGATTTCCTCCAGGAGTTATAAATTTTGTGCCGGGCTCCGGAAGACAAGTCGGTGATCCTGTTATGGCTTCTCCTTATTTAGCCGGAATTCATTTTACAGGAAGTACACCGGTATTTCAAAATATGTGGAAAACCGTTGGCGAAAATATAGCGAAGTATAAATCATATCCGAGAATAGTCGGTGAAACCGGCGGTAAAGATTTTATTTTTGTTCATAAAAGTGCAGACGTTATGGAAACAGGAACCGCGTTAATTAGAGGAGCATTTGAATATCAAGGTCAAAAATGTTCTGCCGCTTCAAGAGCATATGTTCCTCAATCAATGTGGAGTTCACTAAAGAAATTTATGATTGATAATTTGAAGACAATAAAAATAGGTTCACCAGAAGATTTTACAAATTTTATGAATGCCGTAATAGATAAAGGCGCATTTGATACCATAACCGAATATATTAATTACGCAAAAAAAGCAAAGGATGCGGAAATTATTTTCGGCGGAAATTTTGATAATTCAACCGGATATTTTATAGAACCAACAGTTATTGTAACAACAAATCCAAAGTTCAAAACAATGGAAGAAGAAATATTTGGTCCTGTACTTACAATTTATGTTTATCCTACAAATAAATATGAACAAACTCTCGAGCTTTGCAATCAAACTTCACCATACGCTTTAACAGGAGCAATTTTTGCAAAAGACAGGGAAGCCATTGTATTAGCGGATAAAATGCTTAAAAATGCAGCGGGAAATTTTTATGTAAACGACAAACCAACCGGTGCGGTTGTTGGTCAACAGCCTTTTGGAGGCGCAAGAGCAAGCGGAACAAACGATAAAGCCGGCAGTTATTTGAATTTAATCCGATGGGTTTCACCTAGAGCAATTAAAGAGAATTTTATTCCGCCAGTAGATTATAAATATCCTTTTATGCAGGAAAAGTAAAAATGTTAAAACAGAAATGTTTATAACGTAAATACATATTTTATCGTAACTCCCGACGTTGACAAATTATATAACAGTTTGAAATATCGGGAGTTTTTTTTCATTTGTACAAATATTTGTAAATCTTTTTTCTTGCGCTTAAGAAATAAATATGATTTAATTATTTTTATTAAATAAAGTCGCTAATAAATTTTAATAACGGAAATCTTAATATGAAAAAATATTTCATGTACTTTTTGTTCATTACAATTTTTATTACAAATAGTAAATATTTATCACAGGAATATTTAACCGAACTAAACAAAAAACTTTTGGAAATTCCCGATATAAAAGTGAATAAACTTCAACCGGATTCGCAATTTTCGGAAATATATGAAATTTTTGTAACTCAACCCTTAGATCATCTGAATTCATTTAACGGCATAAAATTTAGTCAAAGAATTTATCTTCATCATACTGATTTTAATAAACCAATGGTAATGGAAAATGACGGATACGCAATCGACGAAAGTAGAAGAACGGAGTTATCAAAAATATTAAAATGTAATGAAATTATAGTTGAACATAGATATTTTGGTGAATCAGTTCCCGACAGTATGGATTGGAAATATCTTAATACTGCTCAAGCAGCTGCAGATCATAATAGAATTGTTCAAATTCTAAAAAATATATACAAAGAAAAATGGATAAGTACGGGAATTAGCAAGGGCGGACAAACGACTATTTTCTTCAAATATTATTATCCCAATGCTGTTGATGTTTGGGTTCCTTATGTTGCGCCTTTAAATTTAGAGCAGGAAGATAACAGAATTCATACATTTCTTGAAAACGTAGGAACCGATGACTGTCGTAATAAAATTGAAAAATATCAAAGAGCATTATTGAAAAACCGAAATGAAATTTTGCCCATGTTGAATTCATATATGGAAGAACACAATTATACTTTTCCATTAGGTTTGGAAAAAACTTTTGAATACGATGTAATGGAATATTCCTTTTCTTTTTGGCAATGGGGAAATTTAAATTGCGATAATATTCCAGATCAAGACGATACACCTGAAAATTTATTTAAGCATTTATACACCGCATCTCCGTTCGATTATTTTGACGGAAAATCAATGACTTATTTTCAGCCGTTTTTCTATCAGGCTTATACTGAAATTGGTTATTACAATTACGAAACAAGTGATTTTACTGATTTACTGATTGATGTAAAAGATAAATACGCCAGCAATATTTGTTTTGCTCCGCAAAATGCTGAATTAAATTTCAACAAAAAATTAATGGAAAATATAAATAGTTATATATATAACTATGGCAACAATATGCTTTATATTTATGGCGGCAACGATACTTGGTCGGCTACAAGCGTCAATATTGGTCCAAATACAAACGCGGTAAAAATGATTAAGAAAGGCGGAAATCACAGAACCAGAATAAACAGTTTTACAGGTGATGAAAAAGAGAAAATTTATTCGACTTTAGAAAAATGGCTTAACATAAAAATTGAAAGATAATATTGCTGAATAAGTCACAATTAATTTTTTATAATTGCGACTTATTTTAAAACACAGAAAAAAATCTGGTAACTTTATTTTTTAAGCAAAGGAATTCCAATACAATCACTTGGCGGTGTTACTCCGATAAAATCACAAACCGTTGCCGCAATATCTTCAATATAAGCTTCATCATTTCTTGTTTGGGCGGGAACATTTTTCCCATAAATTAAAAATGGTATATGATTATCATAATTGTGTCTCGATCCATGCTGTGTGCCATATTTTTTTTCGTATTCCAAATAAAATGTTTTTAGAGAAAATAATATATCGCCGGATCGCTTCTTATTATAGCCGTTCAAAATGTAATTGTTTGTTGATCGCGAAGCAACCATTTTATCAAGTTCGGATTTCGTAAACACTTCGACAATTTCGGGAAAACTGCTCAACATGTAATTTTTAATTTCTTGCTCAACTTTTATATTATCTAATTTTAGTTTAGAAATTTCTTCATAATTTAAGTAGAGATTTCTTGAAAATCTTGTTTTAATCAAATCTTTACTTCCAAAAACTTTCTCTAAGTGATTTGTTAGTTTTTCATTAAAGTTGGAATTATCTAAAACTCCGGCGTCAAAATGCATATCTTGAAGATACCGAGTATTTTCCATTCCGCCGTGATCAGCTGTAAGGAATAGTAAGTAATTGTCTTTCCCGACTTGGTTATCCAACATTTTCAGTAATTCAGAAAGCTGCTCATCCAATCTTAAATAAGTATCCAATACTTCATAAGACTGTATTCCATAATCATGTCCAATCTTATCAGGAGTTGAAAAACTCACGGCGAGATGATCGGTAAATTCACCTTTGCCTAAATTTTCATTTTTTAATATTTCTTTAACAAAATCAATTAGTATTTGATTTCCAAATGGTGTGTACAAGAGTTTATTAAACTTTTTAGATTGCTCAATATTTTTCAATGAATGCGGGAATGACGTTTTTCCTTCATTAAAAACATCCTCTTCATATTGTGAATTATCGTCGGGTAAATTTTTATATATCTCCGGCGATTTTAATAAATTCCATTCTTTATTCAAATAAGAATCAACAATACCCGAATTATTAAAATTTGTTACCCAATCGGGTAATTTTTTCAGATAATAAAATGAAGAAATAAATTTTCCGGTGTTATCATCAAACCAATATGCCGCATTTGCGCTTCTTCCGGCAGGCAACATTGCCCCGCGGTCTTTTATAGAAAGACTAATTACTTTGGACTTTCCAAAACTATTAAGTTTAATTTGATCTCCGATAGTTGTACTTAAAAGCTGTTCAGGTGAAAGTTCTTTATCAATTCCTTCAACAAGCATTTTGTCTGCTGGACTAACAGCTGTAACACAGTTAACATTTTCAAACGTTGTTCTATCTTTCCAATCATTTGCAATAATTCCGTGAAAGTACGGAATAGTTCCTGTATAAATTGATGCATGTCCCGCGCCAGTTACAGTTGGAATATAATTTATTTTACAATTTGTAAAATTTGTCCCGTTGTTCAGCAATCTTTTAAATCCGTTATTGCCAAATTGATCGTAAAATTTTTCCAAATAATCATAACGCATTTGATCAACAACAATTCCGACAACTAATTTAGGTTTTTCATCTTTTTGGGCATAGCCAATAAATGAAAATATAATTGAGAACAAAACAATATTTTTAATCATAACAACCATTCTTTTTTAATAAAGGAATATAAAATAATAATTTGAATTTAAAAAAAATTATACATTTCATGAGATATAAAAATTTAACAAAAATTTAAAATTGAAAATCACATTATTGAGAAATGCATTATATTGATTTATAAAATTTTGTAAATTCATTTGTACAATAGAGGTTATTATGCCAAAAATAATTAGTTCACCGTCAATAATTGAATCAGCCGGAAATAAACCTAAAATAATTAAGGAATATTTTGGAAGAGTGAATTCACAAAGCGAAGAAGTAAGCATTGCCAAAATGAATAGTCCGCAAGGCTGGATTGAGCCGGGACAGCAGCCGGAATTCAACGAATATACTATTGTGTTAAAAGGAATTCTTAAGGTTGAAACAGAAAATGAAAATTTTGAAGTTAAAGCTGGCGAAGCGATTTTAACGGAAAAAGGAGAATGGATAAGATACAGCACTCCTTTTGAAGATACCGAATATATTGCGGTTTGTCTTCCCGCATTTTCGCCAAAAACGGTTCATCGAGATGGAGAAGTAGAAAAAGATTATAACTATGTTGAAATTTTAAGAACATACAGCCAAGTCGATATTGCAATGATCAAAAGTCTTCTTGATGGAAACGCGGATTATTATTTTCATGGTGAAAATTTTATGTCAATTAGACCATTATTAGAACCGGCTATTTTAATGGTAAATGAAAATGACGTTGATGATGTTAAAGAAATATTGAAAGATTTTGAATTGAATTTTTTGGGCGTGAGTTTAAAGGAAGAGGATGAAAATGAGGATGAATAATTTTAGAAAAATAATTTTTAGTTTGCCAATAATCATATAATGAATTTTGACTTTAACATTTTCATTTGCTAATATTAATCCCACACTTTGTCCCTTTTGAGAATAAATGTCAACCGAACTGCGACCCAGAATAAAGATAATTTCCAAACTTGGTAGAGAACAAGTTATGGATATAATATTGCAAAAAATATATGATCCTAATTCTCAATTTAAAGGATGGATCAAAGAAGGATTTGCGGTAATTTATACACTCCAAAATGATAAGCATATTTGGACACCGCAAATTAATCTTCAGATAGATGAAATTGAAAACGGAACTGAAATACGCGGAACTATTGGTCCAAATGAAAATATTTGGACTGCTTTCGCGTTCACATTTTCTATATTGGGCTTTTTTGCGTTTGCATGCTTATTCTGGGGACTTTCACGACTAAGTTTAGGTTATTCCGCAACTATTCTTTGGGCAGTTCCAATAATTCTGATCATTATTTTGGGTGTTTACATGCTTGCCAAAATTGGTCAGCAACTTAGCAGAAACGAAGTAAGACAATTAAGAAAATTTGTTGAATCCGCTTTTGAGGAATAAATATTTTTCCATTATGTATTTGTAAAATTAATTTAAAGTGCAAATTGCACAGAAAGGAAATTATTTTTGGGGAAAATAATTTTCGAAAAGTTTTTTTATTATTTTCAAATACATTGCTTCTACTGCGCAATTATTTTTTTCCTATTAATAAACATCACCTCCAACTATTCTCAAAATTTAAGTTCAGGCAAAATAGGGCAGTTTTTGTAAAAAATTATAGTCCAAATGAATACAATTCTGGAATTCAAAACTGGTGTATTTTACAAGATCAAAGAGGATTGATGTATTTGGGTAATGATGATGGAATTTTGGAATATGACGGTTCTTCTTGGAGATTAATAAAAACCAGCAACAATTCCATTGTCAGATCAATGTGTATGGATTCAAAAGGAAGAATTTATGTTGCTGCATCATCTGATTTTGGCTATTTAGATGCTGATTCAATTGGACAGCTTCAGTTTGTTTCACTTCGTAAACTTAGTTTAAATATTCCAAATTTTGGAGATGTTTGGGATGTTAACGAAAATTCAAATGGAATTTATTTTAAAACCCAAGATCAAATTTTTCGTTTTCACAATAATAATATTACAATTATTGATTCAGTTTTTTCATACAGATTATATAAAGTTGGAGACGATATATTTGTTAGAAATAACGGAATTGGTTTACAAAAAATAATTGGTAACTCTGTCAAATTAATTCCAGATGGCGAAAGTTTTGCAAGCGTTGGAGTTTATGATATGATTCCTTTTAATGATAAAATTTTAATTACTACAAACACAAACGGATTATTTCTTTATTACGGAAATAATTTTACAAAATTCAAAACCGAAGCTGATCAATTTTTATTTCAAAATAAAATTTATAATGCGTGTAAACTTTTTAATGAAAATATTGCAATTGCAACTCAAAGAGGCGGAATTACTATAATTGATAAAAATGGAAAATTAATTCAGAATATTAATTCTACTAACGGACTTAAAACAGATATTGTGTATGATGTTTATCCGGATTACCAAGGAAGTTTATGGCTTGCAATGACAGATGGACTTGCAAAAATTGAAATTGATTCACCATTTAAAAAGCTTCCAATTGAAAAAACCGGTAAAAACTATTTTTCATCAATTTATAGATTTAATAATAAAATTTATGCCACAAATTCATTCGGACTTCTCCAATATGATGAAACTACTTTAACATTCAAAACATTTAAAGGAATTTCTTCAAGCGGTTATAATTTTTTCTCATTTGGAAATTCACTTTTTGTTCTTACAATGGATGGAATTTCAAAAGTTAATAATGATAATACAATTGAGAAATTATTTGATATGACTGCTTCCGTTGGATGCAAATCAAATATTGATACAAATATTTTTTATGTAAACCATAGAGAAGGAATAAATATTTTAAAATATAAAAATGGCAGATTTCAACTTTTAATAAAACTACCTCAAGTTCCTTTTGAAATTGCAAATATTAGTGAAGACGGAAATGGAAGTTTATGGCTAACAACTTATTACCAAGGCGCAATTCAAATTTCATGCAAGGATGATTATTTATTTAATGCTGTTGATTCAACCAAAATAAATATAGATTATTATGATAATAACAACAAACTTCCGGGAAATTTAGCATCAATATTAATAATTGATGAAAAACCTTTTTTTGCAACAGATAAAGGATTTTTCAATTTTGATGAAAATACAAAAAAATTTCATCCGGATTCAATTTTGGGAACGACTTTTACTAGTTCAACTCATTTGATAAAATTTTATGTAGAAGATTATGATCATAACTTTTGGATTTTGGCAAAAACGGAAAATGGATTAGAATTCGGTAAAGCTATAAAACAAAACTCAGATAATTATTTGTGGACACCATCTCCGGAATTTCAAAGATTAGACTTAAGCAGAATTTTTACAATGTATTCAGATTATAGTCCAATTGAAAAAAAGGAAATTTTATGGATAAGTTCGGATGAAGGTTTAATTCAGTATTCTCCTAAAAATAATAGATTTCTGAAAGAAAAATTTGCAACATTTATAAGAAATGTATTTGTTAATCATGATTCATTAGTTTATGCCGGTACAAAAAATCAAAAAACTTCGAAAAAAAATATTTTCTCTTTTAGAAATAATGATTTGGTGTTTCAATTTACCTCAACAAGTTATGATAAATCTGAACAAAATGAATATCAATTTATACTTGAAGGATATGAAGAAAACTGGTCGCAATGGAGTAATGAAAATATAAAGGAATATACAAATCTTTCAAACGGAGATTATACTTTTCGTGTTAAATCCAAAATATATATGGAAAAATTGGAAGTGAAGATTTTTATACCTTTACAATTCTTGCACCCTGGTATTTAACGTGGTGGTCATATCTTATTTATGCATTTATATTTTTAGGAATATTATATCTTATTAGAGATTATGAGTTAAAACGAATTCACAAAAAACATTCTTTGGAACTTGAATTAGCAGCTTTTGAAAAACTAAAGGAACTCGATCAGTTAAAATCCTATTTTTTTGCAAATATTTCTCATGAATTTAGAACTCCGCTTACATTAGTTTTGGGACAAATTGAAAGTGTTCTTTCATCAAATATTGAAACTAAGGAAAAAGGAAAACTTCACGTTGCAAATAGGAATGCACGAAGGCTTTTAGATTTAATTAATCAGCTTTTGGATCTATCAAAAATTGAAGCCGGAAGTATGAAACTTGAAGCTAAACAGCATAATATTGTTTCTTTTCTAAAAAGTTTATTTTATTCATTTGAATCAATTGCAGAAACACACAAAATTAGTTTTAAAATTCAAATCTGATTTTGAAAACATTCCAGTAATTTTTGATCCGGATAAAATGGAAAAAGTTTTCTATAATTTCATTTCAAATTCAATAAAATTTTCAAAATCTGGCGGTGAAGTTTCGGTAAGTTTAAGTTTAAGGGGAGATTCATTTGTTTTAATAAAAATTAAAGATAACGGAAAAGGAATTAGTAAAAGCACTTACCTCATATTTTCGATCGATTTTATCAAGTTGAAGGTTCAAACACTCGCGAATTTGAAGGAACCGGAATTGGATTAGCTTTAGCAAATGAATTAATTCTACTTCATAACGGAAAAATTAATGTTGAAAGTGAAGAAAATTATTGGACGGAATTTACAATTGAACTTCCTATGGGCGATTTAAATTTGGAAAAAGAACAATTGGTCGATTATTCCACAAAATTCACAAATCAAAATGATATTGAAAATTTGAATGAAGAAAAAGTTGAAATAATTGATTCACAGTTGGAAAATAATTCCCGAAATAAAAATTCCGAAATTATTCTAATTGTTGATGATAATACGGATGTGAGATCATATATAAAAGAACAAATTGAAGATGAATATAAAATTTTTGAAGCTTCGAATGGAGAGGAAGGAATTATAAAAGCAGAGGCTGAAATTCCCGATTTAATAATTACAGATGTAATGATGCCTAAAATAGATGGCTATCAATTTTGCAAAGAAATTCGCGGTAATAATAAAACAAGCCATATTCCAATAATTATGCTAACGGCAAAAGCAGCCTTAGATGATAAAATAGAAGGTTTGGAAACCGGAATTGATGCTTATCTAACCAAACCATTTAGTGCTAAAGAATTGATTGTTAGAATAAAAAATTTAATTTATCAGCGTAAACAATTAAGAAAGAAATTTAGTAAATCCACAATTCTAAAGCCTTCAGAAATTACAGAAATTTCTGTAGATCAAAAATTTTTGGAAAATATAATAAAATTTATTGAATCCAATTTTGAAAATGAAAATTTTACAATTGAAGATATTGCATCTAAAGTTAATATGAGTATTTCGCAATTAAATAGAAAATTAAATGCATTAATTGATCAGCCGGCAGGACAATTAATTCGGTCGCTTCGTTTGCAAAGAGCGGCTGATTTATTAAAGCAGAAGGCCGGAAATGTAGCAGAAATTTGTTATATGGTCGGATTTAGCGACCAAGCATATTTTTCCCGTTCATTCAAAAAACAATTTGGAAAAAGTCCATCGGAATATAGAAACACTATAATGTAAATAGACATTTCAAATAAATCACCCTATAATTTCATAAAGTCCAAATTTTTGCATAAATAATACAAGAAATCCATATTCAATCCATCTAATTTTAAAATCAAATTCAAAAGAATAATTGATAAATTATGTGAAAGCTGAACAAAATGATAAAAACATACAATTTAATCTTATTTTTAATATTTATATCAATTATGACTCAAGCTCAATCAATTTTAACCTTTAATCAAAACTCATATACAACACATTGGAAAGAAAACGGAATTGATTGGCATATTTTTAGTTATGATGGTTTCGCAAGTATTAACGAGAATTCTTTGCAAGCTATTAGTAATTCAAATTTGACACTTTCAAGATTTTCATTAGAAACTAATCATAAATTGACAATTTTCAATTTTCAAATTTATGTTTTGGATTTAGAGCTAGATATAAACGGAAATTGGGTTAATATACGCAACAATACATATATCAAAATAATTGGGTATGATGCTATAGGAAACTCGCTAAAATCACAATATTATTACCCGCCCGATAACACAAATCCTCC is from Ignavibacteriota bacterium and encodes:
- a CDS encoding peptidase, with the protein product MKKYFMYFLFITIFITNSKYLSQEYLTELNKKLLEIPDIKVNKLQPDSQFSEIYEIFVTQPLDHLNSFNGIKFSQRIYLHHTDFNKPMVMENDGYAIDESRRTELSKILKCNEIIVEHRYFGESVPDSMDWKYLNTAQAAADHNRIVQILKNIYKEKWISTGISKGGQTTIFFKYYYPNAVDVWVPYVAPLNLEQEDNRIHTFLENVGTDDCRNKIEKYQRALLKNRNEILPMLNSYMEEHNYTFPLGLEKTFEYDVMEYSFSFWQWGNLNCDNIPDQDDTPENLFKHLYTASPFDYFDGKSMTYFQPFFYQAYTEIGYYNYETSDFTDLLIDVKDKYASNICFAPQNAELNFNKKLMENINSYIYNYGNNMLYIYGGNDTWSATSVNIGPNTNAVKMIKKGGNHRTRINSFTGDEKEKIYSTLEKWLNIKIER
- a CDS encoding sensor histidine kinase codes for the protein MEKVFYNFISNSIKFSKSGGEVSVSLSLRGDSFVLIKIKDNGKGISKSTYLIFSIDFIKLKVQTLANLKEPELD
- a CDS encoding response regulator, giving the protein MGDLNLEKEQLVDYSTKFTNQNDIENLNEEKVEIIDSQLENNSRNKNSEIILIVDDNTDVRSYIKEQIEDEYKIFEASNGEEGIIKAEAEIPDLIITDVMMPKIDGYQFCKEIRGNNKTSHIPIIMLTAKAALDDKIEGLETGIDAYLTKPFSAKELIVRIKNLIYQRKQLRKKFSKSTILKPSEITEISVDQKFLENIIKFIESNFENENFTIEDIASKVNMSISQLNRKLNALIDQPAGQLIRSLRLQRAADLLKQKAGNVAEICYMVGFSDQAYFSRSFKKQFGKSPSEYRNTIM
- a CDS encoding alkaline phosphatase family protein, giving the protein MIKNIVLFSIIFSFIGYAQKDEKPKLVVGIVVDQMRYDYLEKFYDQFGNNGFKRLLNNGTNFTNCKINYIPTVTGAGHASIYTGTIPYFHGIIANDWKDRTTFENVNCVTAVSPADKMLVEGIDKELSPEQLLSTTIGDQIKLNSFGKSKVISLSIKDRGAMLPAGRSANAAYWFDDNTGKFISSFYYLKKLPDWVTNFNNSGIVDSYLNKEWNLLKSPEIYKNLPDDNSQYEEDVFNEGKTSFPHSLKNIEQSKKFNKLLYTPFGNQILIDFVKEILKNENLGKGEFTDHLAVSFSTPDKIGHDYGIQSYEVLDTYLRLDEQLSELLKMLDNQVGKDNYLLFLTADHGGMENTRYLQDMHFDAGVLDNSNFNEKLTNHLEKVFGSKDLIKTRFSRNLYLNYEEISKLKLDNIKVEQEIKNYMLSSFPEIVEVFTKSELDKMVASRSTNNYILNGYNKKRSGDILFSLKTFYLEYEKKYGTQHGSRHNYDNHIPFLIYGKNVPAQTRNDEAYIEDIAATVCDFIGVTPPSDCIGIPLLKK